DNA from Aquaspirillum sp. LM1:
CCAGCAGGCGCAAGTGGTGGCGATGGAAGTATCCAGCCATGGGCTGGACCAGTTTCGTGTCAATGGCGTCGCGTTCACCACCGCAGTGTTTACCAATCTGACCCGCGATCACCTGGACTACCACGGTGACATGGACGCCTACGGGGCCAGCAAGGCGCGGCTGTTTCACTGGGATGGCCTGCGCCACGCGGTGATCAATATCGACGACGCCTTTGGCCAGACCCTGGCCGCCGGCATCGACCGTCAGCGCACCAAGGTCTACACCTACGGCCTGACCGGCGGCGACATTACCGTCACCCGGCTGGACGCCTCGCTGGCCGGCCTGCACCTGGATGTGCGCACACCGTGGGGCGATGGCCATATCGACACCCCGCTGCTGGGCCGTTTCAACGCCGCCAATCTGCTGGCCTGCCTGGGTGCGCTATGCGCCAATGGCGTGGCACTGGCCGACGCCTGCCGGGTGCTTGGCCAGATTCTGCCGGCGCGCGGACGCATGCAGCACAGCGGCGGCCACCGTGAACCGCTGGTGGTGATCGACTACGCCCACACGCCAGATGCCCTGGACAAGGCGCTGGCCACCCTGGCCGAGATTCGTCCCGCCGGCGGCAAGCTGTATTGCGTATTTGGCTGCGGCGGCGACCGCGACCCCGGCAAGCGGCCACAAATGGGGGCCATTGCCCAGGCCCGCGCCGACGTGGCCGTGGTGACCAGCGACAACCCGCGCAGCGAAGCGCCAGACGCCATCATCGCCGACATTCTGGCCGGCATGTC
Protein-coding regions in this window:
- a CDS encoding UDP-N-acetylmuramoyl-L-alanyl-D-glutamate--2,6-diaminopimelate ligase, coding for MNSLMTPLSDWDAGVLERLPTPLRRVESDSRRVLPGDVFLAFRGEYADGRDYIASALARGAAAVLWDPAEGFAWPAQWAATPNLAVPELRQRAGMVASQVLGHPSRAMLMVGITGTNGKTSISHWLAQAWTLLGRKTALIGTVGNGFVGELSDTTHTTPDPVTVQHRLADYLRQQAQVVAMEVSSHGLDQFRVNGVAFTTAVFTNLTRDHLDYHGDMDAYGASKARLFHWDGLRHAVINIDDAFGQTLAAGIDRQRTKVYTYGLTGGDITVTRLDASLAGLHLDVRTPWGDGHIDTPLLGRFNAANLLACLGALCANGVALADACRVLGQILPARGRMQHSGGHREPLVVIDYAHTPDALDKALATLAEIRPAGGKLYCVFGCGGDRDPGKRPQMGAIAQARADVAVVTSDNPRSEAPDAIIADILAGMSAPGHVDPDRAAAIHWAIAQAQRGDVVLIAGKGHEEYQDIAGVKHPFSDFQVAEAALARWSPAHD